A single region of the Lotus japonicus ecotype B-129 chromosome 4, LjGifu_v1.2 genome encodes:
- the LOC130715961 gene encoding uncharacterized protein LOC130715961: MQLPEMGYLVATRFQVVFISISSTGCWSYLPLRGEGPPDVHHVIAVGHVINHFVQLHLTPGHSMPPIALQWERYVDPTSVSWCVPYDTRLRRFTSEFEAWLVTFGVPLSHQSYVDITSD; encoded by the exons atgcaactgccagagatgggataccttgtagcaaccaggttccaagtGGTTTTCATATCCATCTCCTCTACGGGTTGTTGGTCATACCTTCCACTAAGAGGAGAAGGTCCACCGGATGTACATCATGTTATAGCTGTTGgtcatgtgataaatcactttgtacag ctccatctaactcctggacattctatgccgccaattgctctccagtggGAACGGTATGTTGATCCTACATCAGTAAGCTGGTGCGTCCCATATGATACACGTTTACGCAGGTTCACATCAGAATTCGAAGCTTggcttgttacttttggtgttcctcttagtcaccaaagctatgtagacatcacctcagattga